In Streptomyces puniciscabiei, a single genomic region encodes these proteins:
- a CDS encoding MazG nucleotide pyrophosphohydrolase domain-containing protein gives MSTSPADLVREFHRAFGLDARTTPTEVDPELAAHRGELLAEEAAEVAEVAVDGPLDRLAHELADVVYVAYGTALVHGIDLDQVIAEIHRANMSKLGPDGQVARRADGKVLKGEHYRAPDVSSVLRRQGWIPAARDGSAQASA, from the coding sequence ATGAGCACTTCTCCCGCCGACCTCGTCCGAGAATTCCACCGCGCCTTCGGCCTCGACGCCCGCACCACGCCGACAGAGGTGGATCCCGAACTGGCCGCGCACCGCGGGGAACTGCTCGCCGAGGAGGCCGCTGAGGTCGCCGAGGTCGCGGTCGACGGCCCGCTGGACAGGCTCGCGCACGAACTGGCGGACGTGGTCTACGTGGCGTACGGCACGGCACTGGTCCACGGCATCGACCTGGACCAGGTGATCGCCGAGATCCACCGCGCCAACATGAGCAAGCTCGGCCCGGACGGACAGGTGGCCCGCCGGGCCGACGGCAAGGTCCTCAAGGGTGAGCACTACCGGGCGCCGGACGTGTCGTCCGTCCTGCGCCGCCAGGGCTGGATACCGGCGGCGCGGGACGGCTCCGCGCAGGCGAGCGCCTAG
- a CDS encoding TAXI family TRAP transporter solute-binding subunit gives MSKVFPRISRRRALSAAAAGAVVLGLLLWWLLPLGERPPSGTIVFSTGTPRGVYQEYGERLRAEFAKDMPNLKVKLLNSAGSQENVQRVATGRADFTIAAADAVEAYELRHGSGAGRLRGVARLYDDYVHLVVRSGSDIRNVADLRHKRVGTGLPDSGVRLIADRVLKAAGIDPRKDITPVADGIDTGPDQLEQRRIDAFFWSGGLPTKGLLALAQKSAFTFVPIDGALVTKLHEQGEAARYYRATNIPESAYPAVQQGNEVPTIAVSNLLMTRTDMDPRLTEWVTRTVIKSRDGIGAHVHSAQLVDLRTAIYTDPLPLQEGARRYYRSMKP, from the coding sequence ATGTCCAAGGTGTTCCCCCGTATCAGCAGGCGCCGGGCGCTGTCGGCCGCGGCCGCCGGTGCCGTGGTGCTGGGGCTGCTGTTGTGGTGGCTGCTGCCGCTGGGCGAGAGGCCGCCGAGCGGGACGATCGTCTTCAGCACGGGCACGCCCAGGGGGGTCTACCAGGAGTACGGCGAGCGGTTGCGCGCCGAGTTCGCCAAGGACATGCCCAATCTGAAGGTGAAACTGCTGAACAGCGCCGGCTCGCAGGAGAACGTGCAGCGGGTGGCGACCGGCAGGGCCGACTTCACCATCGCGGCGGCCGACGCGGTGGAGGCGTACGAGCTGCGGCACGGCAGCGGCGCCGGGCGGCTGCGCGGGGTGGCCCGGCTCTACGACGACTACGTGCACCTCGTCGTGCGCAGTGGCTCGGACATCAGGAACGTCGCCGACCTGCGGCACAAACGGGTGGGGACCGGGCTGCCCGACTCCGGGGTGCGGCTGATCGCCGACCGGGTGCTCAAGGCCGCAGGCATCGACCCCCGCAAGGACATCACCCCGGTCGCGGACGGCATCGACACCGGGCCCGACCAGCTGGAGCAGCGCCGGATCGACGCCTTCTTCTGGTCGGGCGGCCTGCCCACCAAGGGACTCCTCGCGCTGGCCCAGAAGTCCGCCTTCACGTTCGTGCCGATCGACGGCGCCCTCGTCACCAAGCTGCACGAGCAGGGAGAGGCCGCGCGCTACTACCGGGCCACCAATATCCCCGAGTCGGCGTACCCGGCCGTACAGCAGGGCAACGAGGTCCCGACGATCGCCGTGTCGAACCTGCTGATGACCCGCACGGACATGGACCCCAGGCTCACCGAGTGGGTGACCCGCACGGTCATCAAGAGCCGCGACGGCATCGGCGCCCACGTCCACTCCGCCCAACTGGTGGATCTGCGCACCGCCATCTACACCGACCCGCTGCCCCTGCAGGAGGGCGCCCGGCGCTACTACCGCTCGATGAAGCCCTAG